The Malus domestica chromosome 06, GDT2T_hap1 genome has a segment encoding these proteins:
- the LOC139196899 gene encoding uncharacterized protein: protein MIFIRRHLDEALKSEYLTVEDPLALWEALRSRYNHQTTVILPKACYEWSHLRIQDFKSVAEYNYALFRITSQMRLCGDTITEEMLLEKTYNAFHANNVLLQQQYRARGYTEYNQLISVLLVAEQNNELLMKNHNSRPTGSAPFPEVNAASLEVNATSSGGDYHKRGRGHKRGRWNRKGKNHGGQFHNQVPRHNSGPSFKNVNRHKGKAHMTNAPSNSEGACHRCGGNGHWARTCRTPKHLVKLYQASLKEKGVETNFLDQAKPMDIPDPVFDLSGQFDATHLDVSDFIMEKGNEVYRSD, encoded by the coding sequence atgatctttattcgccgccatcttgatgaggcactaaagagtgagtacttaacggttgaagatccgttagctCTCTGGGAGGCCTTGAGaagcagatacaatcaccagacaacggtgattcttccaaaagcTTGCTATGAGTGGTCTCACCTGAGAATTCAGGATTTCAAATCAGTAGCGGAGTACAATTATGCGTTGTTCAGGATTACCTCTCAGATGAGGCTCTGTGGGGATACCATTACTGAGGAAATGTTGCTGGAAAAGACTTACAACGCATTTCATGCCAATAACGTGCTCCTGCAGCAGCAGTATAGAGCGCGAGGCTacactgaatacaaccagctgatatctgtgctcttggtagctgaacagaacaatgagctcctgatgaaaaatcataattcccgacctactggatctgcaccattcccagaagtgaatgctgCTTCCCTCGAAGTGAACGCCACATCCTCTGGTGGTGATTATCATAAacgaggacgtggccacaaACGAGGTCGATGGAATAGGAAAGGCAAGAACCACGGTGgtcagtttcacaaccaggttccgAGGCATAATTCTGGCCCGAGCTTCAAAAATGTGAATCGTCACAAAGGAAAAGCTCACATGACCAATGCTCCCAGTAACTCTGAAGGAgcctgccataggtgtggtggcaatgggcatTGGGCGCGAACTtgtcgtaccccaaaacatctggtgaagttgtatcaagcctccctcaaggagaagggtgtcgagaccaattttctcgaccaggctaaaccaatggatatacctgatccagTGTTTGATTTATCAGGGCAATTTGACGCAACTCACCTCGATGTTTCAGACTTCATTATGGAAAAGGGGAATGAAGTATATCGGTCCGATTAA